In Nostoc sphaeroides, the genomic window TCTTCAAACTCGTAAAATAAAGAAGTAATTTTCTTTAGGTAACGCGGGTCGCTTAGTTGACCAATCAAATCAGCAGCACGGACTAATCCTGCAAAACACCTTGTATCTTGATGATCTTCTGCCGCAGGCACGGGAAATCGAGTCAGTTCAATATTGCTCTTAATTGCCTCAGCATCGATTAACTTGTGACCTCCAAAACGCTCATCAATAAAAAGCTTGGCTCTATCAACATGATACGGCGTCAAACTAGCATCAGAAGCCCCAGGAGCTACAGAAATCATTTTGCCATTTTTACCTGTGGCATATAAGTTTGTTGTCTCTCGGTCTTGTCGGCAAACTCCCTTAACGTAGCCAATATCATGAGACACCAAAGAAATGATACAATGCAACCAGTCTTCACTAGAAACACCACCTTCTCTAATGTGTTTGCCACGTAAGATTTCTTGCCCCACTAGGGTGACAAGGACTGTGTGTTCAACATTGTGATAAAGAGCGTCGCTATTGGCAATGTTTTCCAAAGCCATGTTACCAGCCCAGGCGATAATGTCCTGATAATCATTTTTGAAGCAGCCGTAGGTGCGACGGTAGCCTTCTCGAATTTCATTTACAAAGGCATCAATTAAAATTTCAGTGGCATTGAACATATCTGGTTACTCTGGTAAATACTAATTATTTATTGATTTGATTTCAAAATTCCATAATCAGGGCTATCCTTGCTGGAATTTCGCCTCATTTCCATTCCTCTCTCCTCGCAGGGGAGGGAGGCTGGGCTGGGCTATTTCATTCTCATATAGCCCGCCTCAGAATGAATTCTGAGTCTAATAGCGAAAGTCATCTAAAGATGACTGAGACTCATGTTCTAGTCCGTTTTAACAGACTTTACCTAAAAGCCAAAGAACTTTAGTTCTGAGCGGTTTATCTATAGAATAAAATAGCCCTAGAGGCTGGGTAAGAGAGATTCGTCAAATTCATGTGAATTTAGGACAATACATTTTGCTCCTTTGTAACTCACGTATAGCTGTGGACGCTAGCTTGTCCTATGCCTAAATTGCGTGTTAGAGAATGGTTTCCTGATGACACAAAGGTTTCAGAGAAATTATCGATAACGTACAAAAATATTTATTTGATATAAGTTTATACTATGGGTATTGGGTTGGGAACGATTGCTGGAATATGCCAGCCTAGTAACTGTTTCATCCATATAAGTAGGTTGGCGCAAAAAAATCAAACTATGTAAAGATAAATAAATACGGATAAGATATCTACCGAGGTGACCAAAAATATGGGCGCTCGTCTAAGGGTATTTCTAACACCGGAACAAAACAAAACCCTCTTAAATCTAAGGACTGCTGATGTACCACAGAAAGGGGAGCAATGGGAGGGATTTTGTGAGGTCGGCCAAAAAAGGTGGGATTACTTATCAGCCATAGATTATAAACTGTAGCTTAAAAGCGACAAAGTTTCAACCCCTAGTTGATTCTTGCAGAGGTCAACACCTTGTAGCGTCAATCTCACCAATTACTTGCTCCAAACTGTCGGTGAGATAATTTTGGCTGATTGATCATCCACACTCTTCATACTGAGGCATGATTTCTGCCTTTACGCTTTTGCTCACTTTTATCTAACTTCTGAAAAAATGGGCGAACCGGGAGTAATTAAGTGTATTGACTGTGTTTTCAATCATGCGATCGCACCATTTAATCTAAAAAATCGTCATTTTAAATAGTCTTTTGTTTTACAGTTTTTCTTTAAGCAAAATGCTTTTCAAATCTAAAAACCAGACTCCATAAGAGTTATACTATCTAAAGCCTAAAAACAGATTGTCCCTACATAACTCTGCAACTTGCATTTAGGCTAGAAATAGGCTCTTTTTTCTCTCACCGCTAAAAAACCTTGCATTATACGATGTTGAAGAGCATTGGCGCGTAGCCCGCCGGAGGCATCGCTAGGTTCGGAGTAATCCCAAGAGTGCATTTGACGGAAAGGAAGACCCATCTTTTGGAAGACGTACTTCTCTTTCACACCAGAAGCTACCAAATCAGGCTTCAGCGCTTTGATAAATTCCTCGAATTCGTAAGCGGTAACGTCGTCATAAACGATGGTGCCGTTTTCGATGTAGTGAGTGGTACGTTTGTAATCGTCATTATGAGCGAACTCATAACCTGTACCAATCATCTTCATGCCCAAGTCTTGGAAAGCTGGGACAACGTGGCGAGGACGTAGACCACCAACCATGATGGCAACGGTCTTACCATCCAAACGGGGGCGATACTTAGCAATTACCGCATCCATTGTGGGCTGATACTTGGCGATAACTTTCTCAGCGTTTGCTTGGATTGTTTCGTCAAACTTGGAAGCGATTTCCCGTAAAGATTCAGCAATCTTGGTGGGGCCGAAGAAGTTGTATTCTAACCAGGGAAGTAAGAAAATAGAATGCTAAAATACTTTTGATAAAACAATTATTACTGCTCTTTAATTTCTCTATCTTACTTATGTCTTAAGCTAGACTATCTCAATCTATAAATGTCAGTTAAAACAGAAAAATAGGTTAAAAAATTAGTTTAAATATGGCTTAGTTTACTCAATAAATTAATCATTTAATGCCCATAATGCGAAACCGCTATTAATGCTACAAAATAGATTTTATGATAATAAATATAACACCTTGGTTTGGAAATATTGTATAAATTATAAAATACCTAAATAAGTCAGAGTAATAATGAGAAAACTTAACCCAGATGTCCTGTGTGATAGACACGCAGATTCACGATTGATACTTGTGATTAAGGAATGGTTGGAACTAACCACAAAACATCCTGAGTCAAGGAATAGGTGGTTAACTATCACAGATATTCGCAGATGCTTTGAAATAGAAACCAAGCTGTACTGCTACAAAGGCACTCTAGCGGGAACACTCATAAAACTTGGCTATGTACATAAAGTACGTGATGATGGACACACTCTATTTAGGGACTTCCAAGTAAAAAAATATTCCATTGCTATTGTTCACTGTTGACCGTTGACGGTTCACGAGTTTTTAGTCAACAGTCAACAGTCAACGACTTGAATGTGGCATAATTTATTTTTT contains:
- a CDS encoding Npun_R2479 family HD domain-containing metalloprotein translates to MFNATEILIDAFVNEIREGYRRTYGCFKNDYQDIIAWAGNMALENIANSDALYHNVEHTVLVTLVGQEILRGKHIREGGVSSEDWLHCIISLVSHDIGYVKGVCRQDRETTNLYATGKNGKMISVAPGASDASLTPYHVDRAKLFIDERFGGHKLIDAEAIKSNIELTRFPVPAAEDHQDTRCFAGLVRAADLIGQLSDPRYLKKITSLFYEFEETGVNKVLGYKTPADLRNNYAKFYWNGVYPYIQEGLHYLSLTQQGKQILANLYSNVFVVEHEKQQEEQQRYLEKLGVGN